A single Leishmania infantum JPCM5 genome chromosome 14 DNA region contains:
- a CDS encoding putative kinesin K39 yields MAFSPPSPPRRSPSRPHARPSTLSASSSTIVLPPVTSSDSIKVSVRARPFNTRERSAGPTSSLCCLKMDTVGGTVRLLSSSGTALSSVDSVRGGVRSSRASSHTSNGAVFQFDHVFWSVETPDACGATPATQADVFRTIGYPLVQHAFDGFNSCLFAYGQTGSGKTYTMMGADVSALSGEGNGVTPRICLEIFARKASVEAQGHSRWIVELGYVEVYNERVSDLLGKRKKGVKGGGEEVYVDVREHPSRGVFLEGQRLVEVGSLDDVVRLIEIGNGVRHTASTKMNDRSSRSHAIIMLLLREERTMTTKSGETIRTAGKSSRMNLVDLAGSERVAQSQVEGQQFKEATHINLSLTTLGRVIDVLADMATKGAKAQYSVAPFRDSKLTFILKDSLGGNSKTFMIATVSPSALNYEETLSTLRYASRARDIVNVAQVNEDPRARRIRELEEQMEDMRQAMAGGDPAYVSELKEKLALLESEAQKRAADLQALEREREKNEIRDLMLKATEAERLELLERADALEQEVADTRAQAERMELENKRMLALQREKEALLRAREASLEKHSQEMRRRECSMAHHREEWQVTIEEERWQQKTVLLQLMEADERNFRMGNFLEEYVSEVRRCWCATLNSALLQCRQGAEESQARVDRLNAVSCELQSQLADLKNELREAHKALAKAHTKAVQLSTDATAAATQYTNQLTDANKQLDQLRQDLADSARENDALRTQLYETTKNLDAELAAMAESKQTADELRRQLDSAAAAAAQLQAENRVNDAAVKAATNENAMLSARLTQLLDEQKLLRESLQRQQEAAADLTRFDERWSFPDLNDATTSSTHTKEFPHPEWNIVLQNKPRELNRVFRDEAALACHVRPSHITDLHFKHGSLHATFTIQHSATITAKDIEKRLQQFPFRAMQELYDQRHRPPEGLDALALENTTLRNARDKDQRDIIVTNAEKERLQSELVEKGSEAEAAKEDSEALRGQLEETTQQLEEANAERERLQSELEEKGSEAEAAKEDSEALRGQLEETTQQLEEANAERERLQSELEEKGSEAEAAKEDNETLRGQLEETTQQLEEANAEKERLQSELEEKGSEAEAAKEDNEALRGQLEEANAEKERLQSELEEKGSEAEAAKEDSEALRGQLEETTQQLEEANAEKERLQSELEEKGSEAEAAKEDSEALRGQLEETTQQLEEANAEKERLQSELEEKGSEAEAAKEDNEALRGQLEETTQQLEEANAERERLQSELEEKGSEAEAAKEDNEALRGQLEEANAEKERLQSELEEKGSEAEAAKEDNEALRGQLEETTQQLEEANAENERLQSELEEKGSEAAAAKEDSEALRGQLEEATQQLEEANAERERLQSELEEKGSEAEAAKEDNEALRGQLEEATQQLEEANAERERLQSELEEKGSEAEAAKEDNETLRGQLEETTQQLEEANAEKERLQSELEEKGSEAEAAKEDNEALRGQLEEANAEKERLQSELEEKGSEAEAAKEDNETLRGQLEEANAEKERLHSELEEKGSEAEAAKEDNEALRGQLEEANAEKERLQSELEEKGSEAEAAKEDNEALRGQLEEANAEKERLQSELEEKGSEAAAAKEDSEALRGQLEEATQQLEEANAEKERLQSELEEKGSEAAAAKKDNEALRGQLEETAQQLEEANAERERLQSELEEKGSEAEAAKEDNEALRGQLEEANAEKERLQSELEEKGSEAEAAKEDNETLRGQLGEANAEKERLQSELEEKGSEAEAAKEDSEALRGQLEEANAEKERLQSELEEKGSEAEAAKEDSEALRGQLEEANAEKERLQSELEEKGSEAEAAKEDSEALRGQLEEANAEKERLQSELEEKGSEAEAAKEDNEALRGQLEEANAEKERLQSELEEKASEAEAAKEDSEALRDQLEEANAEKERLQSELEEKGSEAEAAKEDSEALRGQLEETTQQLEEANAEKERLQSELEEKGSEAAAAKEDSEALRGQLEEANAEKERLQSELEEKGSEAEAAKEDSEALRGQLEETTQQLEEANAEKERLQSELEEKGSEAEAAKEDNEALRGQLEEATQQLEEANAEKERLQSELEEKGSEAEAAKEDNEALRGQLEETTQQLEEANAEKERLQSELEEKGSEAEAAKEDNEALRGQLEETTQQLEEANAEKERLQSELEEKGSEAEAAKEDNEALRGQLEETTQQLEEANAEKERLQSELEEKGSEAEAAKEDNEALRGQLEETTQQLEEANAERERLQSELEEKGSEAEAAKEDNEALRGQLEEATQQLEEANAEKERLQSELEEKGSEAEAAKEDNEALRGQLEETTQQLEEANAEKERLQSELEEKGSEAEAAKEDNEALRGQLEETTQQLEEANAEKERLQSELEEKGSEAEAAKEDNEALRGQLEETTQQLEEANAEKERLQSELEEKGSEAEAAKEDSEALRGLEETTQQLEEANAEKERLQSELEEKASEAEAAKEDNEALRGQLEETTQQLEEANAEKERLQSELEEKGSEAEAAKEDNEALRGQLEETTQQLEEANAEKERLQSELEEKGSEAEAAKEDSEALRGQLEEANAEKERLQSELEEKGSEAEAAKEDSEALRGQLEETTQQLEEANAEKERLQSELEEKGSEAEAAKEDNEALRGQLEETTQQLEEANAEKERLQSELEEKGSEAEAAKEDNEALRGQLEETTQQLEEANAEKERLQSELEEKGSEAEAAKEDNEALRGQLEETTQQLEEANAERERLRRALSCENAERSAAAECCSALERKVQFVVSDRDSLSLIVAETVKEKSSLAKRLADAEGKCALLSGEAEELRGSLRACEDKVRAAEAERRRLSEELTSALWAKRKLEKDKERLKEGYVQSEKERRKLDARFEARNESHGSEVAAVPCAASKQPVEGCFRATRTALKVLRNNGVEVEVRGDELAGA; encoded by the coding sequence ATGGCGTTCTCTCCCCCATCGCCTCCGCGCCGCTCACCGTCCCGCCCCCATGCACGACCTTCTACCCTCAGCGCCAGTAGCAGCACCATTGTGTTGCCACCCGTCACCTCGTCCGACTCCATCAAGGTGTCCGTGCGTGCTCGCCCATTCAACACAAGGGAGCGTTCCGCTGGTCCCACATCATCTTTATGCTGCCTCAAGATGGACACCGTCGGAGGTACTGTGCgcctcctttcctcctccgGCACCGCCTTGTCCTCTGTCGACAGCGTCCGTGGCGGTGTGCGTTCCAGCCGGGCTAGCTCGCACACGAGCAACGGAGCAGTTTTCCAGTTCGACCACGTGTTCTGGTCTGTGGAGACGCCGGacgcgtgcggcgcgacCCCCGCGACGCAGGCAGACGTGTTCCGGACGATCGGGTACCcgctggtgcagcacgcgTTCGACGGGTTCAACTCGTGCTTGTTTGCGTACGGGCAGACAGGGAGCGGGAAGACGTACACGATGATGGGCGCGGACGTGAGCGCGCTTAGTGGTGAGGGCAACGGCGTGACGCCGCGGATCTGCCTGGAGATCTTTGCGCGGAAGGCgagcgtggaggcgcaggggCACTCGCGGTGGATCGTGGAGCTGGGGTACGTGGAGGTGTACAACGAGCGCGTGTCGGACCTGCTTGGGAAGCGGAAGAAGGGTGtgaagggcggcggcgaggaggtgtaCGTGGACGTGCGCGAGCACCCGAGCCGCGGCGTGTTCCTGGAGGGGCAGCGGCTGGTGGAGGTTGGGAGCCTGGACGATGTTGTGCGGCTGATCGAGATCGGCAACGGCGTGCGGCACACCGCTTCGACGAAGATGAACGACCGGAGCAGCCGGAGCCACGCGATCAtcatgctgctgctgcgcgaggagcggacgatgacgacgaagAGCGGGGAGACGATCCGTACTGCCGGCAAGAGCAGCCGCATGAACCTTGTGGACCTTGCGGGGTCTGAGCGCGTGGCGCAGTCGCAGGTGGAGGGGCAGCAGTTCAAGGAGGCGACGCACATCAACCTGTCGCTGACGACGCTCGGGCGCGTGATCGACGTGCTCGCGGACATGGCGACGAAGGGTGCGAAGGCGCAGTACAGCGTTGCGCCGTTCCGCGACTCGAAGCTGACGTTCATCCTGAAGGACTCGCTTGGCGGGAACTCGAAGACGTTCATGATCGCGACTGTGAGCCCGAGCGCGCTGAACTACGAGGAGACGCTGAGCACGCTGCGGTAcgcgtcgcgcgcgcgcgacatTGTGAATGTTGCGCAGGTGAACGAGGAcccgcgcgcacggcggatccgcgagctggaggagcagatgGAGGACATGCGGCAGGCGATGGCTGGCGGCGACCCCGCGTACGTGTCTGAGCTGAAGGAGAAgcttgcgctgctggagtCGGAGGCGCAGAAGCGTGCGGCGGAcctgcaggcgctggagagggagcgagagaagaaCGAAATCCGCGATTTGATGCTGAAAGCGACGGAGGCTGAAAGACTAGAGCTGCTGGAAAGGGCGGATGCATTGGAGCAGGAAGTAGCTGATACTCGTGCTCAGGCCGAACGGATGGAGCTGGAGAACAAGCGGATGCTTGCACTTCAGCGCGAGAAAGAGGCTCTCCTGCGTGCCCGCGAGGCCTCGCTGGAAAAACACTCTCAAGAGATGCGTCGGCGGGAATGCTCTATGGCGCATCATAGAGAGGAGTGGCAAGTTACcatcgaggaggagcggtggcagcagaaGACGGTGCTCTTGCAGCTAATGGAAGCGGATGAACGAAACTTTCGCATGGGCAACTTTCTCGAAGAGTACGTGTCGGAGGTGCGACGGTGTTGGTGCGCAACGTTGAACAGTGCACTTCTACAATGTCGTCAGGGAGCGGAGGAATCGCAAGCGAGAGTGGATCGGCTGAATGCGGTGTCTTGCGAGCTTCAGTCTCAGTTGGCAGACCTTAAGAATGAGCTGCGAGAGGCACATAAGGCGCTGGCTAAGGCCCACAcgaaggcggtgcagctATCCACGGacgccactgcagcagcgacgcaaTACACTAATCAACTCACCGATGCGAACAAGCAGCTCGATCAGCTAAGGCAAGATTTGGCAGATTCTGCTCGAGAGAACGACGCTCTTCGCACTCAGCTCTACGAGACCACGAAAAATCTCGACGCCGAGCTTGCTGCCATGGCGGAATCAAAGCAGACTGCTGATGAGCTACGTCGCCAACTggacagcgccgctgccgccgccgctcagtTGCAGGCTGAAAACCGCGTGAACGATGCCGCGGTGAAGGCCGCCACCAACGAGAACGCGATGCTCTCCGCTCGCCtaacgcagctgctggacgaACAAAAACTCCTCCGCGAATCACTCCAGaggcagcaggaggcggcggctgacCTTACCCGCTTCGACGAGCGCTGGTCCTTTCCGGACCTCAACGATGCAACCACGTCCTCCACACATACGAAGGAGTTCCCGCATCCGGAGTGGAACATCGTACTGCAAAACAAACCTCGAGAGCTCAACCGAGTCTTTCGGGACGAAGCCGCCCTTGCGTGCCACGTTCGCCCGAGTCACATTACCGATCTTCATTTTAAGCACGGCAGCCTTCACGCCACGTTCACCATTCAACATTCGGCCACCATCACTGCGAAAGACATCGAGAAACGCCTGCAGCAGTTCCCCTTCCGCGCGATGCAAGAGCTCTATGACCAGCGCCACAGACCGCCCGAAGGACTCGATGCCCTCGCCTTGGAAAACACGACGCTGCGAAACGCTCGCGACAAAGACCAGCGTGACATTATCGTAacgaacgcggagaaggagcgtctgcagagcgagctggtggagaagggctcggaggccgaggccgccaaggaggacagcgaggcgctgcgcggccagctggaggagacgacccagcagctggaggaggcaaacgcggagagggagcgtctgcagagcgagctggaggagaagggctcggaggcggaggccgccaaggaggacagcgaggcgctgcgcggccagctggaggagacgacccagcagctggaggaggcgaacgcggagagggagcgtctgcagagcgagctggaggagaagggctcggaggcggaggccgccaaggaggacaacgagaccctgcgcggccagctggaggagacgacccagcagctggaggaggcaaacgcggagaaggagcgcctgcagagcgagctggaggagaagggctcggaggccgaggccgccaaggaggacaacgaggcgctgcgcggccagctggaggaggcgaacgcggagaaggagcgtctacagagcgagctggaggagaagggctcggaggccgaggccgccaaggaggacagcgaggcgctgcgcggccagctggaggagacgacccagcagctggaggaggcgaacgcggagaaggagcgcctacagagcgagctggaggagaagggctcggaggcggaggccgccaaggaggacagcgaggcgctgcgcggccagctggaggagacgacccagcagctggaggaggcgaacgcggagaaggagcgcctgcagagcgagctggaggagaagggctcggaggccgaggccgccaaggaggacaacgaggcgctgcgcggccagctggaggagacgacccagcagctggaggaggcgaacgcggagagggagcgtctgcagagcgagctggaggagaagggctcggaggccgaggccgccaaggaggacaacgaggcgctgcgcggccagctggaggaggcgaacgcggagaaggagcgcctgcagagcgagctggaggagaagggctcggaggccgaggccgccaaggaggacaacgaggcgctgcgcggccagctggaggagacgacccagcagctggaggaggcgaacgcggagaacgagcgcctgcagagcgagctggaggagaagggctcggaggccgcggccgccaaggaggacagcgaggcgctgcgcggccagctggaggaggcgacccagcagctggaggaggcgaacgcggagagggagcgtctgcagagcgagctggaggagaagggctcggaagccgaggccgccaaggaggacaacgaggcgctgcgcggccagctggaggaggcgacccagcagctggaggaggcgaacgcggagagggagcgtctgcagagcgagctggaggagaagggctcggaggccgaggccgccaaggaggacaacgagacgctgcgcggccagctggaggagacgacccagcagctggaggaggcgaacgcggagaaggagcgcctgcagagcgagctggaggagaagggctcggaggccgaggccgccaaggaggacaacgaggcgctgcgcggccagctggaggaggcgaacgcggagaaggagcgcctgcagagcgagctggaggagaagggctcggaggccgaggccgccaaggaggacaacgagacgctgcgcggccagctggaggaggcgaacgcggagaaggagcgtctgcacagcgagctggaggagaagggctcggaggccgaggccgccaaggaggacaacgaggcgctgcgcggccagctggaggaggcgaacgcggagaaggagcgcctgcagagcgagctggaggagaagggctcggaggccgaggccgccaaggaggacaacgaggcgctgcgcggccagctggaggaggcgaacgcggagaaggagcgtctgcagagcgagctggaggagaagggctcggaggccgcggccgccaaggaggacagcgaggcgctgcgcggccagctggaggaggcgacccagcagctggaggaggcgaacgcggagaaggagcgtctgcagagcgagctggaggagaagggctcggaggccgcggccgccaagaaggacaacgaggcgctgcgcggccagctggaggagacggcccagcagctggaggaggcgaacgcggagagggagcgtctgcagagcgagctggaggagaagggctcggaagccgaggccgccaaggaggacaacgaggcgctgcgcggccagctggaggaggcgaacgcggagaaggagcgtctgcagagcgagctggaggagaagggctcggaggccgaggccgccaaggaggacaacgagacgctgcgcggccagctgggggaggcgaacgcggagaaggagcgcctgcagagcgagctggaggagaagggctcggaggccgaggccgccaaggaggacagcgaggcgctgcgcggccagctggaggaggcgaacgcggagaaggagcgcctacagagcgagctggaggagaagggctcggaggcggaggccgccaaggaggacagcgaggcgctgcgcggccagctggaggaggcgaacgcggagaaggagcgtctgcagagcgagctggaggagaagggctcggaggcggaggccgccaaggaggacagcgaggcgctgcgcggccagctggaggaggcgaacgcggagaaggagcgtctgcagagcgagctggaggagaagggctcggaggcggaggccgccaaggaggacaacgaggcgctgcgcggccagctggaggaggcgaacgcggagaaggagcgtctgcagagcgagctggaggagaaggcctcggaggcggaggccgccaaggaggacagcgaggcgctgcgcgaccagctggaggaggcgaacgcggagaaggagcgtctgcagagcgagctggaggagaagggctcggaggcggaggccgccaaggaggacagcgaggcgctgcgcggccagctggaggagacgacccagcagctggaggaggcgaacgcggagaaggagcgcctgcagagcgagctggaggagaagggctcggaggccgcggccgccaaggaggacagcgaggcgctgcgcggccagctggaggaggcgaacgcggagaaggagcgtctgcagagcgagctggaggagaagggctcggaggcggaggccgccaaggaggacagcgaggcgctgcgcggccagctggaggagacgacccagcagctggaggaggcgaacgcggagaaggagcgcctgcagagcgagctggaggagaagggctcggaggccgaggccgccaaggaggacaacgaggcgctgcgcggccagctggaggaggcgacccagcagctggaggaggcgaacgcggagaaggagcgtctgcagagcgagctggaggagaagggctcggaggccgaggccgccaaggaggacaacgaggcgctgcgcggccagctggaggagacgacccagcagctggaggaggcgaacgcggagaaggagcgcctgcagagcgagctggaggagaagggctcggaggccgaggccgccaaggaggacaacgaggcgctgcgcggccagctggaggagacgacccagcagctggaggaggcgaacgcggagaaggagcgtctgcagagcgagctggaggagaagggctcggaggcggaggccgccaaggaggacaacgaggcgctgcgcggccagctggaagagacgacccagcagctggaggaggcgaacgcggagaaggagcgcctgcagagcgagctggaggagaagggctcggaggccgaggccgccaaggaggacaacgaggcgctgcgcggccagctggaggagacgacccagcagctggaggaggcgaacgcggagagggagcgtctgcagagcgagctggaggagaagggctcggaggccgaggccgccaaggaggacaacgaggcgctgcgcggccagctggaggaggcgacccagcagctggaggaggcgaacgcggagaaggagcgtctgcagagcgagctggaggagaagggctcggaggcggaggccgccaaggaggacaacgaggcgctgcgcggccagctggaagagacgacccagcagctggaggaggcgaacgcggagaaggagcgcctgcagagcgagctggaggagaagggctcggaggccgaggccgccaaggaggacaacgaggcgctgcgcggccagctggaggagacgacccagcagctggaggaggcgaacgcggagaaggagcgtctgcagagcgagctggaggagaagggctcggaggcggaggccgccaaggaggacaacgaggcgctgcgcggccagctggaggagacgacccagcagctggaggaggcgaacgcggagaaggagcgcctgcagagcgagctggaggagaagggctcggaggccgaggccgccaaggaggacagcgaggcgctgcgcggcctggaggagacgacccagcagctggaggaggcgaacgcggagaaggagcgtctgcagagcgagctggaggagaaggcctcggaggccgaggccgccaaggaggacaacgaggcgctgcgcggccagctggaggagacgacccagcagctggaggaggcgaacgcggagaaggagcgcctgcagagcgagctggaggagaagggctcggaggcggaggccgccaaggaggacaacgaggcgctgcgcggccagctggaggagacgacccagcagctggaggaggcgaacgcggagaaggagcgcctgcagagcgagctggaggagaagggctcggaggcggaggccgccaaggaggacagcgaggcgctgcgcggccagctggaggaggcgaacgcggagaaggagcgcctgcagagcgagctggaggagaagggctcggaggccgaggccgccaaggaggacagcgaggcgctgcgcggccagctggaggagacgacccagcagctggaggaggcgaacgcggagaaggagcgcctgcagagcgagctggaggagaagggctcggaggcggaggccgccaaggaggacaacgaggcgctgcgcggccagctggaggagacgacccagcagctggaggaggcgaacgcggagaaggagcgcctgcagagcgagctggaggagaagggctcggaggcggaggccgccaaggaggacaacgaggcgctgcgcggccagctggaggagacgacccagcagctggaggaggcgaacgcggagaaggagcgcctgcagagcgagctggaggagaagggctcggaggcggaggccgccaaggaggacaacgaggcgctgcgcggccagctggaggagacgacccagcagctggaggaggcgaacgcggagagggagcgacTGCGGCGAGCTCTGTCATGTGAGAATGCGGAGcgtagtgctgctgctgagtgCTGTAGCGCACTGGAGAGGAAGGTGCAGTTTGTGGTCTCCGACAGGGACTCGTTATCGTTGATTGTTGCGGAGACTGTCAAGGAGAAGTCGTCGCTGGCGAAGAGGTTGGCAGACGCTGAAGGGAAGTGCGCCCTGCTGAGCGGGGAAGCGGAAGAGCTGCGCGGAAGTTTGCGGGCGTGCGAGGATAAGGTGCGCGCGGCCGAGGCtgagcggaggcggctgtcGGAGGAATTGACGTCCGCGCTGTGGGCGAAGCGGAAGCTCGAAAAGGACAAGGAAAGGCTGAAGGAGGGCTATGTACAGTCGGAAAAGGAGCGGCGTAAACTGGATGCGCGGTTCGAGGCGAGGAATGAGAGTCATGGGAGCgaggtggcagcggtgccgtgTGCGGCGTCAAAGCAGCCGGTGGAGGGGTGCTTCAGGGCGACTCGCACGGCTCTCAAGGTACTGCGGAATAACGGTGTTGAAGTGGAGGTGCGGGGGGATGAGTTGGCTGGCGCGTGA